In Cyclobacteriaceae bacterium, the DNA window GGAGGTCCTGCTTATCTCAATGATAAAGAAATACATGTATCAGCGATTAATACTCTTCAACAAAGTTTACTTGCTACCGGCTTTCCATATTACGAGTTTGAAAAAATGGAAGCCTATCTGGAGATTATAAAAAAATTCCTGAAGCAATCTCACGGTGTGAGGAGACTAGGAAGCGCCGCCACTGATCTTGCCTATGTTGCATGTGGTAGATTTGAAGGGTTCTTTGAATACAATCTCAATGCCTGGGATGTTGCAGCCGGAACTTTTCTTGTTCAGCAGGCTGGAGGTATCGTAACTGATTTTAGCGGGGGAAATAATTATGTCTTCGGTGGTGAATTAATTGCAGGGTGTGGCGTACAGCCGGCAATGCTTGAGATCATAAGAAAAGAGTGGGAGAAATGAGGATTAAAAAATAATTGCATCACCTTATTGCAAATCATTTCATTTCGACGGTTAAATCAAATTGTAAAAAAGTAATTCAAATCATTATGCATAAAAAGTATTGCCTCATTTTCGCGATCGTCTTTTTACTGATCACAAATCTTTCTTTTGGTCAGGCAAATCTGACTGACAAGATTCCTGTTGCACCGGAAATAAAGAAAGGAACATTATCCAATGGATTGACCTATTATATCCGCAAAAATTCAAAACCTGAAAAGAAAGTTGAATTACGTCTTGCTGTAAAGGTGGGGTCAATTGTGGAAGATGATGATCAACTGGGACTTGCTCACTTTACAGAGCACATGGCATTCAATGGATCGAAACATTTCAAAAAAAATGAGCTTGTTTCTTTTCTTCAAACCATCGGGGTTGAGTTTGGAGCCGATCTCAATGCTTCCACAGGATTTGATGAAACAATTTACATTCTTCCCATCCCACTCGACAAGCCT includes these proteins:
- a CDS encoding inositol monophosphatase encodes the protein MINLSTIEKNVIEACSEVGDFIAREGALFDRSRIEQKEGFNNLVSYVDKESEKKLVAALSKILPGSGFIGEEGTNIEGTSGYRWIIDPLDGTTNFTHALPLFAISIGLALKDKMVLGIVYEVNKKEMFHTIEGGPAYLNDKEIHVSAINTLQQSLLATGFPYYEFEKMEAYLEIIKKFLKQSHGVRRLGSAATDLAYVACGRFEGFFEYNLNAWDVAAGTFLVQQAGGIVTDFSGGNNYVFGGELIAGCGVQPAMLEIIRKEWEK